One Bombus pyrosoma isolate SC7728 linkage group LG11, ASM1482585v1, whole genome shotgun sequence DNA segment encodes these proteins:
- the LOC122572347 gene encoding elongation factor Ts, mitochondrial: protein MIPRQFFRSIHTNYVLCYTSKKTLLSKLRKKTGYTFVNCKKALELSDNDIVKAEQWLREQAQAEGWSQAMKLKSRATSQGLIAMITNNNHGALVEINCETDFVARNKKFCDLTKIILNAVLKHGMTIEQDLLVKKTILSTEEICKLYADDGKSLSDHSALTIGLIGENINIRRALCMSVQPGIHLYGCIHPTSVNPVSSSFGRYGAFVALKSDEEKKVLGIQLCQHVIGMNPTKIGDAKVDQPHDNVDDEPVMLYQEFLFNSSISIQQLLQSEQAEILDFVRFEMGETLEDRQELDSVETCG, encoded by the exons ATGATTCCACGTCAATTTTTTCGTTCAATACATACAAATTATGTACTTTGCTACACATCAAAGAAAACATTGTTAAGCAAATTGCGCAAGAAAACTGGATATacatttgtaaattgtaaaaaagcCTTAGAGCTAAGTGACAATGACATAGTAAAA GCTGAACAATGGTTAAGGGAACAGGCTCAGGCTGAAGGCTGGTCTCaagcaatgaaattaaaatccaGGGCAACTTCTCAAGGATTAATAGCAATGATCACTAATAATAATCATGGAGCTcttgtagaaattaattgtgaAACAGATTTTGTTGCAAGAAATAAGAAGTTCTGTGACCTAACAAAGATCATACTTAATGCTGTATTAAAACATGGAATGACAATTGAACAGGATTTATTAGTCAAGAAAACTATATTATCTACagaagaaatatgtaaattatatgcaGATGATGGTAAAAGTTTAAGTGATCATTCTGCTTTAACTATTGGACTTATAGGAGAAAACATTAATATAAGGCGTGCATTATGTATGAGTGTGCAACCAGGTATACATCTATATGGTTGTATACATCCTACTTCTGTAAACCCAGTATCTTCATCATTTGGACGATATGGAGCATTCGTGGCTTTAAAATCTgatgaagagaaaaaagttTTGGGAATACAACTTTGTCAGCATGTTATTG GCATGAACCCAACCAAAATTGGCGATGCAAAGGTTGATCAGCCCCATGATAATGTAGATGATGAACCTGTTATGCTGTatcaagaatttttatttaattctagtATATCTATACAGCAGTTATTGCAAAGTGAGCAGGCTGAAATCTTGGACTTTGTACGCTTTGAAATGGGTGAGACGCTCGAAGACAGACAAGAATTGGATTCTGTAGAAACTTGCGGTTAA
- the LOC122572350 gene encoding uncharacterized protein LOC122572350, with protein MLPYKKSVQHSDILNFQGVMHSPEDIARYWKKDSRMWLWKSVKLMRRRNKLKSSNICSVNKENEEEQ; from the exons ATGTTGCCCTATAAGAAATCTGTTCAACATTCtgacattttgaattttcaa GGTGTCATGCATTCACCAGAAGATATTGCTCGTTACTGGAAAAAAGACTCGCGAATGTGGCTTTGGAAATCTGTAAAGCTCATGCGAAGAAGgaacaaattaaaatcatcTAACATATGTTcagtaaataaagaaaatgaagaagagcAATAA
- the LOC122572345 gene encoding villin-1 isoform X3 → MDFSRRGLRVTAVTGSNMGHFLSELAYIIYAVSPKDGPLPYPGMPVKEIKSTAIVRVIHFWIGSACDSTISGAAALRAAELDSQISATILSREAQGRESPRFLAYFRQHLVIENFHFETPSCKLHRVTGVAIPVLTELEKVHWDHFSSRDVILVDVLSQAIVFLWLGSSADPLHKRHATSILEVRKENNNGRIIIIDDGYEQTLPEGDRQLFASILNPSTRVVKPDRLYRVNMPSPVKLYRCNEQSGKYKVAELKSGPILRADLTSEAVYLIDRGEAGVWAWVGRNVNAREKLEAIRNARGFVKKKNYSNDVLVERALEACEPTEMKALIRGWEPAKTRPLTLPPNFDPDYMNERPKMATGCQLVDDGSGQRSLWRVTHKEGMIQVDDKGIYYAEACYVMCYKYGQGRRSRTIIYCWEGVHSINADREAALEAACHLSEDTSGQLVKASQGREPPHLLQIYDGKLKILAGRHRDSPPEKYLVRVFGSTPYTSKAVERPLRSSSSLDSSGVFILFSNSPVVWCGGRSTGDARQASRRLAPRNAPLITENNEDDDFWRELGGKGTYGTEVIDDGEELEKHLYQCLTDNEMFVGEEVLGFGQNSLLPEAIWLLDAGNVIWIWIGKSSIPKSLKECVHDAMIFLFTHPAGRDRNTTISIIKQGMEPSTFIGLFDNWNYNLLREYKSFETFCTLLQDKEFLPKIQTLSKSLSDFDNYVKYPLSVLKGDPENLPSGVDVVRKEMHLTFDNFIAIFKMEPDEFVKLPAWKRQRLKQSAGLF, encoded by the exons atGGATTTCTCTAGACGG GGTTTACGAGTTACAGCCGTTACAGGAAGTAATATGGGACATTTCCTCTCGGAGTTGGCATACATTATCTACGCGGTGTCACCGAAAGACGGTCCACTACCTTATCCTGGAATGCCG GTTAAGGAGATAAAATCGACTGCGATAGTTCGTGTAATTCATTTCTGGATTGGATCTGCGTGCGATTCAACAATCTCTGGGGCAGCAGCCCTTCGAGCGGCCGAATTAGATTCGCAAATATCTGCCACGATTCTATCAAGGGAGGCCCAAGGACGAGAAAGTCCTAGATTTTTAGCCTATTTCCGCCAACATCttgttattgaaaatttccacTTTGAAACACCATCATGCAAATTGCACAGAGTAACTGGCGTAGCAATCCCTGTCTTGACGGAACTTGAAAAAGTTCATTGGGATCATTTCAGTTCACGGGATGTTATTCTTGTGGACGTTCTATCACA GGCTATCGTATTCCTTTGGTTGGGATCATCAGCAGATCCATTGCACAAACGACACGCTACCAGTATCTTGGAagtgagaaaagaaaataacaatgGTCGTATCATCATCATCGATGATGGTTATGAACAGACACTACCAGAGGGAGATAGACAACTGTTCGCCAGCATTTTAAACCCTTCCACAAGAGTGGTCAAGCCGGATCGCCTTTACCGAGTCAATATGCCAAGCCCAGTCAAACTGTATAGATGTAACGAACAATCCGGTAAATATAAGGTTGCTGAACTGAAATCTGGACCGATTCTCCGAGCTGATCTCACATCCGAAGCCGTTTACTTAATCGACCGTGGTGAGGCTGGTGTTTGGGCTTGGGTCGGACGTAATGTGAACGCCCGAGAAAAATTGGAAGCGATTCGTAACGCACGAGGatttgtaaaaaagaagaattatagTAATGATGTATTAGTGGAAAGAGCGCTGGAAGCTTGTGAACCAACGGAAATGAAGGCTCTTATTAGAGGGTGGGAACCGGCGAAGACAAGACCGCTTACTCTACCACCGAATTTTGATCCCGACTATATGAATGAAAGACCTAAAATGGCTACTGGGTGCCAACTAGTTGACGATGGATCCGGTCAAAGAAGTCTTTGGAGAGTAACCCATAAAGAAGGAATGATTCAAGTGGATGACAAAGGAATATACTACGCAGAAGCTTGTTACGTAATGTGCTACAAATATGGACAAGGACGTAGGAGTAGAACAATC ATTTATTGTTGGGAAGGAGTCCATTCTATAAACGCGGATCGAGAAGCCGCTTTAGAAGCAGCTTGTCATTTGTCAGAAGATACCTCTGGCCAGTTAGTAAAAGCATCTCAAGGCAGAGAACCACCTCATTTGTTGCAGATTTacgatggaaaattgaaaatactaGCTGGAAGGCATCGCGATTCTC CTCCGGAAAAGTATCTCGTTAGAGTTTTCGGATCTACTCCATACACGTCGAAAGCAGTTGAACGGCCTTTGAGATCATCCAGCAGCCTCGATTCTAGTGGagtttttattctattttctaattcaCCTGTAGTATGGTGTGGTGGAAGAAGTACTGGTGACGCTAGACAAGCATCTAGACGACTTGCGCCCAGAAATGCACCTTTGATAACTGAAAATAATGAAGATGACGATTTTTGGAGAGAACTCGGAG GTAAAGGTACTTACGGCACAGAAGTTATTGACGACGGAGAAGAACTTGAAAAACATCTATACCAATGTTTGACGGACAATGAAATGTTTGTTGGCGAAGAAGTTCTTGGATTTGGACAAAACAGTCTCCTTCCAGAAGCTATTTGGTTATTAGATGCAGGAAATGTGATATGGATCTGGATTGGAAAGTCTTCTATTCCTAAATCGTTGAAGGAGTGTGTACATGAtgcaatgatatttttattcactcACCCAGCTGGTCGAGATCGAAACACAAcgatttctataattaaacagg GAATGGAACCTTCAACGTTCATTGGATTATTCGATAATTGGAATTACAATTTACTGAGAGAATACAAAtcgtttgaaacattttgcaCACTTCTGCAAGATAAAGAATTTCTACCGAAAATACAAACGTTATCGAAATCATTGAGTGACTTCGATAATTATGTAAAGTATCCTCTTTCTGTCTTAAAAGGTGATCCGGAAAATTTACCATCCGGTGTTGACGTTGTCCGTAAAGAAATGCATCTTACTTTCGATAATTTCATTGCGATTTTTAAAATGGAACCAGACGAATTTGTAAAACTTCCTGCTTGGAAAAGACAAAGACTAAAACAATCGGCGGGacttttttaa
- the LOC122572345 gene encoding villin-1 isoform X2, protein MDFSRRDDRTCRSDDSNGEIFKNVPRNSSTFRIWKIEGLRVTAVTGSNMGHFLSELAYIIYAVSPKDGPLPYPGMPVKEIKSTAIVRVIHFWIGSACDSTISGAAALRAAELDSQISATILSREAQGRESPRFLAYFRQHLVIENFHFETPSCKLHRVTGVAIPVLTELEKVHWDHFSSRDVILVDVLSQAIVFLWLGSSADPLHKRHATSILEVRKENNNGRIIIIDDGYEQTLPEGDRQLFASILNPSTRVVKPDRLYRVNMPSPVKLYRCNEQSGKYKVAELKSGPILRADLTSEAVYLIDRGEAGVWAWVGRNVNAREKLEAIRNARGFVKKKNYSNDVLVERALEACEPTEMKALIRGWEPAKTRPLTLPPNFDPDYMNERPKMATGCQLVDDGSGQRSLWRVTHKEGMIQVDDKGIYYAEACYVMCYKYGQGRRSRTIIYCWEGVHSINADREAALEAACHLSEDTSGQLVKASQGREPPHLLQIYDGKLKILAGRHRDSPPEKYLVRVFGSTPYTSKAVERPLRSSSSLDSSGVFILFSNSPVVWCGGRSTGDARQASRRLAPRNAPLITENNEDDDFWRELGGKGTYGTEVIDDGEELEKHLYQCLTDNEMFVGEEVLGFGQNSLLPEAIWLLDAGNVIWIWIGKSSIPKSLKECVHDAMIFLFTHPAGRDRNTTISIIKQGMEPSTFIGLFDNWNYNLLREYKSFETFCTLLQDKEFLPKIQTLSKSLSDFDNYVKYPLSVLKGDPENLPSGVDVVRKEMHLTFDNFIAIFKMEPDEFVKLPAWKRQRLKQSAGLF, encoded by the exons atGGATTTCTCTAGACGG GACGACAGAACCTGCCGTTCCGATGATTCTAACGGTGAAATCTTTAAGAATGTTCCGAGGAACAGCAGTACGTTTCGCATTTGGAAAATCGAG GGTTTACGAGTTACAGCCGTTACAGGAAGTAATATGGGACATTTCCTCTCGGAGTTGGCATACATTATCTACGCGGTGTCACCGAAAGACGGTCCACTACCTTATCCTGGAATGCCG GTTAAGGAGATAAAATCGACTGCGATAGTTCGTGTAATTCATTTCTGGATTGGATCTGCGTGCGATTCAACAATCTCTGGGGCAGCAGCCCTTCGAGCGGCCGAATTAGATTCGCAAATATCTGCCACGATTCTATCAAGGGAGGCCCAAGGACGAGAAAGTCCTAGATTTTTAGCCTATTTCCGCCAACATCttgttattgaaaatttccacTTTGAAACACCATCATGCAAATTGCACAGAGTAACTGGCGTAGCAATCCCTGTCTTGACGGAACTTGAAAAAGTTCATTGGGATCATTTCAGTTCACGGGATGTTATTCTTGTGGACGTTCTATCACA GGCTATCGTATTCCTTTGGTTGGGATCATCAGCAGATCCATTGCACAAACGACACGCTACCAGTATCTTGGAagtgagaaaagaaaataacaatgGTCGTATCATCATCATCGATGATGGTTATGAACAGACACTACCAGAGGGAGATAGACAACTGTTCGCCAGCATTTTAAACCCTTCCACAAGAGTGGTCAAGCCGGATCGCCTTTACCGAGTCAATATGCCAAGCCCAGTCAAACTGTATAGATGTAACGAACAATCCGGTAAATATAAGGTTGCTGAACTGAAATCTGGACCGATTCTCCGAGCTGATCTCACATCCGAAGCCGTTTACTTAATCGACCGTGGTGAGGCTGGTGTTTGGGCTTGGGTCGGACGTAATGTGAACGCCCGAGAAAAATTGGAAGCGATTCGTAACGCACGAGGatttgtaaaaaagaagaattatagTAATGATGTATTAGTGGAAAGAGCGCTGGAAGCTTGTGAACCAACGGAAATGAAGGCTCTTATTAGAGGGTGGGAACCGGCGAAGACAAGACCGCTTACTCTACCACCGAATTTTGATCCCGACTATATGAATGAAAGACCTAAAATGGCTACTGGGTGCCAACTAGTTGACGATGGATCCGGTCAAAGAAGTCTTTGGAGAGTAACCCATAAAGAAGGAATGATTCAAGTGGATGACAAAGGAATATACTACGCAGAAGCTTGTTACGTAATGTGCTACAAATATGGACAAGGACGTAGGAGTAGAACAATC ATTTATTGTTGGGAAGGAGTCCATTCTATAAACGCGGATCGAGAAGCCGCTTTAGAAGCAGCTTGTCATTTGTCAGAAGATACCTCTGGCCAGTTAGTAAAAGCATCTCAAGGCAGAGAACCACCTCATTTGTTGCAGATTTacgatggaaaattgaaaatactaGCTGGAAGGCATCGCGATTCTC CTCCGGAAAAGTATCTCGTTAGAGTTTTCGGATCTACTCCATACACGTCGAAAGCAGTTGAACGGCCTTTGAGATCATCCAGCAGCCTCGATTCTAGTGGagtttttattctattttctaattcaCCTGTAGTATGGTGTGGTGGAAGAAGTACTGGTGACGCTAGACAAGCATCTAGACGACTTGCGCCCAGAAATGCACCTTTGATAACTGAAAATAATGAAGATGACGATTTTTGGAGAGAACTCGGAG GTAAAGGTACTTACGGCACAGAAGTTATTGACGACGGAGAAGAACTTGAAAAACATCTATACCAATGTTTGACGGACAATGAAATGTTTGTTGGCGAAGAAGTTCTTGGATTTGGACAAAACAGTCTCCTTCCAGAAGCTATTTGGTTATTAGATGCAGGAAATGTGATATGGATCTGGATTGGAAAGTCTTCTATTCCTAAATCGTTGAAGGAGTGTGTACATGAtgcaatgatatttttattcactcACCCAGCTGGTCGAGATCGAAACACAAcgatttctataattaaacagg GAATGGAACCTTCAACGTTCATTGGATTATTCGATAATTGGAATTACAATTTACTGAGAGAATACAAAtcgtttgaaacattttgcaCACTTCTGCAAGATAAAGAATTTCTACCGAAAATACAAACGTTATCGAAATCATTGAGTGACTTCGATAATTATGTAAAGTATCCTCTTTCTGTCTTAAAAGGTGATCCGGAAAATTTACCATCCGGTGTTGACGTTGTCCGTAAAGAAATGCATCTTACTTTCGATAATTTCATTGCGATTTTTAAAATGGAACCAGACGAATTTGTAAAACTTCCTGCTTGGAAAAGACAAAGACTAAAACAATCGGCGGGacttttttaa
- the LOC122572345 gene encoding villin-1 isoform X1: MSELLGKIEEPDDRTCRSDDSNGEIFKNVPRNSSTFRIWKIEGLRVTAVTGSNMGHFLSELAYIIYAVSPKDGPLPYPGMPVKEIKSTAIVRVIHFWIGSACDSTISGAAALRAAELDSQISATILSREAQGRESPRFLAYFRQHLVIENFHFETPSCKLHRVTGVAIPVLTELEKVHWDHFSSRDVILVDVLSQAIVFLWLGSSADPLHKRHATSILEVRKENNNGRIIIIDDGYEQTLPEGDRQLFASILNPSTRVVKPDRLYRVNMPSPVKLYRCNEQSGKYKVAELKSGPILRADLTSEAVYLIDRGEAGVWAWVGRNVNAREKLEAIRNARGFVKKKNYSNDVLVERALEACEPTEMKALIRGWEPAKTRPLTLPPNFDPDYMNERPKMATGCQLVDDGSGQRSLWRVTHKEGMIQVDDKGIYYAEACYVMCYKYGQGRRSRTIIYCWEGVHSINADREAALEAACHLSEDTSGQLVKASQGREPPHLLQIYDGKLKILAGRHRDSPPEKYLVRVFGSTPYTSKAVERPLRSSSSLDSSGVFILFSNSPVVWCGGRSTGDARQASRRLAPRNAPLITENNEDDDFWRELGGKGTYGTEVIDDGEELEKHLYQCLTDNEMFVGEEVLGFGQNSLLPEAIWLLDAGNVIWIWIGKSSIPKSLKECVHDAMIFLFTHPAGRDRNTTISIIKQGMEPSTFIGLFDNWNYNLLREYKSFETFCTLLQDKEFLPKIQTLSKSLSDFDNYVKYPLSVLKGDPENLPSGVDVVRKEMHLTFDNFIAIFKMEPDEFVKLPAWKRQRLKQSAGLF; encoded by the exons ATGTCAGAACTATTGGGAAAGATCGAAGAGCCG GACGACAGAACCTGCCGTTCCGATGATTCTAACGGTGAAATCTTTAAGAATGTTCCGAGGAACAGCAGTACGTTTCGCATTTGGAAAATCGAG GGTTTACGAGTTACAGCCGTTACAGGAAGTAATATGGGACATTTCCTCTCGGAGTTGGCATACATTATCTACGCGGTGTCACCGAAAGACGGTCCACTACCTTATCCTGGAATGCCG GTTAAGGAGATAAAATCGACTGCGATAGTTCGTGTAATTCATTTCTGGATTGGATCTGCGTGCGATTCAACAATCTCTGGGGCAGCAGCCCTTCGAGCGGCCGAATTAGATTCGCAAATATCTGCCACGATTCTATCAAGGGAGGCCCAAGGACGAGAAAGTCCTAGATTTTTAGCCTATTTCCGCCAACATCttgttattgaaaatttccacTTTGAAACACCATCATGCAAATTGCACAGAGTAACTGGCGTAGCAATCCCTGTCTTGACGGAACTTGAAAAAGTTCATTGGGATCATTTCAGTTCACGGGATGTTATTCTTGTGGACGTTCTATCACA GGCTATCGTATTCCTTTGGTTGGGATCATCAGCAGATCCATTGCACAAACGACACGCTACCAGTATCTTGGAagtgagaaaagaaaataacaatgGTCGTATCATCATCATCGATGATGGTTATGAACAGACACTACCAGAGGGAGATAGACAACTGTTCGCCAGCATTTTAAACCCTTCCACAAGAGTGGTCAAGCCGGATCGCCTTTACCGAGTCAATATGCCAAGCCCAGTCAAACTGTATAGATGTAACGAACAATCCGGTAAATATAAGGTTGCTGAACTGAAATCTGGACCGATTCTCCGAGCTGATCTCACATCCGAAGCCGTTTACTTAATCGACCGTGGTGAGGCTGGTGTTTGGGCTTGGGTCGGACGTAATGTGAACGCCCGAGAAAAATTGGAAGCGATTCGTAACGCACGAGGatttgtaaaaaagaagaattatagTAATGATGTATTAGTGGAAAGAGCGCTGGAAGCTTGTGAACCAACGGAAATGAAGGCTCTTATTAGAGGGTGGGAACCGGCGAAGACAAGACCGCTTACTCTACCACCGAATTTTGATCCCGACTATATGAATGAAAGACCTAAAATGGCTACTGGGTGCCAACTAGTTGACGATGGATCCGGTCAAAGAAGTCTTTGGAGAGTAACCCATAAAGAAGGAATGATTCAAGTGGATGACAAAGGAATATACTACGCAGAAGCTTGTTACGTAATGTGCTACAAATATGGACAAGGACGTAGGAGTAGAACAATC ATTTATTGTTGGGAAGGAGTCCATTCTATAAACGCGGATCGAGAAGCCGCTTTAGAAGCAGCTTGTCATTTGTCAGAAGATACCTCTGGCCAGTTAGTAAAAGCATCTCAAGGCAGAGAACCACCTCATTTGTTGCAGATTTacgatggaaaattgaaaatactaGCTGGAAGGCATCGCGATTCTC CTCCGGAAAAGTATCTCGTTAGAGTTTTCGGATCTACTCCATACACGTCGAAAGCAGTTGAACGGCCTTTGAGATCATCCAGCAGCCTCGATTCTAGTGGagtttttattctattttctaattcaCCTGTAGTATGGTGTGGTGGAAGAAGTACTGGTGACGCTAGACAAGCATCTAGACGACTTGCGCCCAGAAATGCACCTTTGATAACTGAAAATAATGAAGATGACGATTTTTGGAGAGAACTCGGAG GTAAAGGTACTTACGGCACAGAAGTTATTGACGACGGAGAAGAACTTGAAAAACATCTATACCAATGTTTGACGGACAATGAAATGTTTGTTGGCGAAGAAGTTCTTGGATTTGGACAAAACAGTCTCCTTCCAGAAGCTATTTGGTTATTAGATGCAGGAAATGTGATATGGATCTGGATTGGAAAGTCTTCTATTCCTAAATCGTTGAAGGAGTGTGTACATGAtgcaatgatatttttattcactcACCCAGCTGGTCGAGATCGAAACACAAcgatttctataattaaacagg GAATGGAACCTTCAACGTTCATTGGATTATTCGATAATTGGAATTACAATTTACTGAGAGAATACAAAtcgtttgaaacattttgcaCACTTCTGCAAGATAAAGAATTTCTACCGAAAATACAAACGTTATCGAAATCATTGAGTGACTTCGATAATTATGTAAAGTATCCTCTTTCTGTCTTAAAAGGTGATCCGGAAAATTTACCATCCGGTGTTGACGTTGTCCGTAAAGAAATGCATCTTACTTTCGATAATTTCATTGCGATTTTTAAAATGGAACCAGACGAATTTGTAAAACTTCCTGCTTGGAAAAGACAAAGACTAAAACAATCGGCGGGacttttttaa
- the LOC122572348 gene encoding proteasome subunit beta type-7: MSSVLVPEIPAPGFSFDLCQRNNFLVKKGFQAPKAVKTGTTIAGVVYKDGVVLGGDTRSTENTIVADKNCSKIHYLTENIYCCGAGTAADTEMTTQMISSQLELHRLNTNRIVPVCTANAMIKQLLFRYQGNIGAALILGGVDLDGPHLYCIHPHGSSDRHIYTSMGTGSLAAMAVFESRWKPDMTEEQAKELVADAIRAGIFNDLASGSNVDLCVIRKGSVDYLRPYDVANVKGQRNISYRYKRGTTAVLNKTVHPIIIEGETVHRLNTEPMDTSS; this comes from the exons ATGTCTTCGGTACTTGTGCCTGAAATTCCTGCTCCTGGATTTTCTTTTGATCTTTGTCAaag aaacaattttttggtAAAGAAAGGATTCCAAGCACCTAAAGCTGTTAAAACAGGAACAACAATTGCTGGTGTTGTTTATAAAGATGGAGTGGTTCTTGGTGGTGATACAAGATCAACAGAAAATACCATAGTTgctgataaaaattgtagtaAGATTCATTATCttactgaaaatatata ttgTTGTGGTGCTGGAACTGCTGCTGATACTGAAATGACAACTCAAATGATATCCAGTCAGTTGGAGTTACATCGTTTAAATACTAACCGCATAGTGCCAGTTTGTACTGCAAATGCTatgattaaacaattattgttCCGTTATCAAGGAAATATTGGAGCGGCTTTGATATTAGGAGGTGTTGATTTGGATGGACCACACTTATATTGTATTCATCCTCATGGATCTTCAGATCGTCACATTTATACTAGTATGGGTACAGGGTCATTAGCTGCAATGGCTGTATTTGAAAGTAGATGGAAACCTGATATGACa GAAGAGCAGGCTAAAGAATTGGTTGCAGATGCCATTCGCGCTGGTATATTTAATGATCTAGCTTCTGGTTCTAACGTAGATTTATGTGTCATACGTAAAGGTTCTGTTGATTATTTGCGCCCTTATGATGTTGCTAATGTTAAAGGACAGCGCAATATATCGTACCGATATAAACGTGGTACTACCGCTGTGCTTAACAAAACTGTTCATCCTATAATCATTGAAGGGGAAACTGTGCATAGGCTTAATACAGAGCCAATGGATACTTCATCATAA
- the LOC122572346 gene encoding cell division control protein 6 homolog: MFVFTRELIFFHFLFTCLQFPAFEAFSRGKSRSTALITRYIGVQMTIPFKVTKKCSFYGTKNNVMKEDFSNATARDSSHKYTPSVKKIITLSSSESDSDSDVENTKVSDNAISVKTPQRMQNSTESDEDHGSTPPKQRRIDKSFPLTSPTTPSTLFDKLNLESSPTKEEKLTPKRLFGTERYRNARKALHSSVPDTLPGRENELQKLQEFMEEHLKNETSGSLYVSGPPGTGKTACLSKLMLKTEFKSKFKVIYVNCTTMKSAATIYAKIIQKLGLPPILAERKSGKYSKGVIEKYLCSNHKMLLLILDEIDQLESKKQSVLYSVFEWPSIHNSKLILVGIANALDLTDRILPRLQARCELKPKLMHFSPYTKQEICNIISERLSEANVSDLFTKTAIQMLSGKVAAISGDIRRALDISRRVIELAESHKLAQVLQPTNNNEINIPKKQQSAVDQPVDLKEVITVLNGIYGGSQNIEKEESTFPLQQKLLLCSLLLILNKGRNKDVTVGKLHEVYKKVCKKRNIHAVDGSEFYSLCSLIETRGILKLTRKKAARLTKINLEWDQEELDAALQDRNMMAEIINDITCL; encoded by the exons ATGTTTGTTTTTACGCGGGAATTGatattcttccatttcctttttacATGCCTTCAGTTTCCCGCGTTTGAAGCTTTTTCCCGCGGAAAATCTCGGAGTACAGCACTTATAACGCGGTACATAG GTGTTCAAATGACAATTCCATTCAAAGTAACAAAGAAATGTTCATTTTATGGaactaaaaataatgtaatgaaAGAAGATTTTAGTAATGCAACTGCGAGAGATTCTTCTCATAAATATACACCGTCTGTGAAGAAGATTATTACTTTAAGTAGTAGCGAATCAGACTCAGACTCAGATGTAGAAAATACCAAAGTCAGTGATAATGCTATAAGTGTAAAAACTCCTCAACGTATGCAGAATTCAACTGAATCTGATG aAGATCATGGTTCTACACCTCCAAAACAGAGAAGAATAGATAAATCATTTCCATTAACATCTCCAACCACACCTTCTACcctttttgataaattaaatttggaaTCTTCTCCAACTAAGGAGGAAAAACTGACTCCTAAAAGATTATTTGGAACAGAAAGATATCGCAATGCTCGTAAAGCTTTGCATAGCTCAGTACCTGATACCTTACCTGGTAGAGAAAATGAATTACAAAAGTTACAAGAATTTATGGAAgagcatttaaaaaatgaaacatcaGGATCCTTATATGTATCAGGACCACCTGGAACTGGAAAAACTGCATGTCTTTCAAAGCTTATGTTAAAGACTGAGttcaaatcaaaatttaaagtaatttatgttaattgcACAACTATGAAATCTGCTGCTAcaatttatgcaaaaattataCAGAAGTTAGGATTACCACCCATTTTAGCTGAACGAAAATCTGGAAAATACAGTAAAGgagttattgaaaaatatttatgctcTAATCATAAAATGTTGCTATTAATTTTAGATGAAATAGATCAATTAGAAAGTAAAAAGCAATCTGTTTTATATTCTGTTTTTGAATGGCCATCAATACACAATTCAAAACTGATTTTAGTTGGAATTGCTAATGCTTTAGATTTAACAGATAGGATATTGCCTAGATTACAAGCTAGATGTGAATTGAAACCAAAGTTGATGCATTTTTCACCATATACAAAacaagaaatatgtaatataatatctgAAAGATTAAGTGAAGCAAATGTGTCTGACTTGTTTACTAAAACTGCAATACAGATGTTATCTGGAAAAGTTGCTGCTATTTCTGGTGATATTAGAAGAGCATTGGATATCAGTAGAAGAGTAATAGAACTTGCTGAATCTCATAAATTAGCACAAGTTTTACAACCTACCAATAATAATG aaataaatatacctaAAAAGCAACAATCTGCAGTGGACCAACCAGTGGATCTAAAAGAAGTCATCACTGTATTAAATGGTATTTATGGTGGAtctcaaaatattgaaaaggaGGAAAGTACATTTCCATTACAACAAAAATTACTATTGTGTTCTTTGTTACTTATCCTAAACAAAGGACGAAATAAAGATGTGACAGTGGGGAAA ttGCATGAAGTGTACAAAAAAGTTTgcaagaaacgaaatattcatGCTGTCGACGGTTCTGAATTTTATAGTCTATGTTCATTGATAGAGACTAGAGGTATTTTAAAgttaacaagaaaaaaagcagCTCGtttgacaaaaataaatttggaatGGGATCAAGAAGAGTTAGATGCAGCTTTACAAGACAGGAATATGATGGCAGAAATCATTAACGATATAACTTGTTTATAG